The sequence CCCATTAAAACTGACATATAGATAAGGCGGTCTAGCATAAAACGTGGCATACAAAATCCAGCACCACCAATTCCTGCTAAAGTTGGCGCAGGCTCGTTCACGGGTTTTGCTCATGTGGCCAGGACCCCGCTCCCAGCTTGCAGTGCCCATTTGACAGCAGACCTCTGGCTGCCTTTAGTTCTGGCTCTGAGGGAGAGACGCAGCTTGCAGAGCAGAGTCAGACCCCTATTCTGATTTCTCCTCCCTTTCTGGCCCTGTTGCCCACGGCTCAGTGTCACCGTGGGATGGACAGTATGGTCTCCCTGCCGTCTCCCCAGCGGGGCACTGCACTCTCCCACAAGTCAGAAATGCAGATTCCGCAGCTTCAGGTGaggcagaaggaaagaaggaagaaggaaacctGTGGTCTGCATTTCCTGGGCAAATGTTCGAATAACAGGCTACCTCATAAAAATAGCTGCTGCCTGTGttcctgaagaaaaacacaactGCAGAACTTGGCATTAAACTCAGTGCTGCAACTGTGAGGTTGGTATGTGTGAGGAACAACCCGAACACGGGCCAGCAGGGAGTTTACAGACCTTCTGGCCCTATCTCTGAATCGCCAGACTCCAGCCAGCGGCTGAGTACCCTGCACTTCGGATTCGGGCAGTTTAAATTCCCACGACGCACCTGAGGACACCTCTCTGGTGAAGCAGCTGGGGGATCGCCTGCTTTGATGTTTGCCTGGCTCCCGTTGCACACACCAGAGTACATGTTCCAGTCCCACCAGGGATGGTTGACTTCTGTCATCCTCAGAAGACTCAAGCATTCTCAGGAACTGAACTCAAGTCTCCTGAAATGTCATCTGATTCCTTATCTACTGGATAAGGTTTCTCTGTACTGGCTAACGTATTTGTCATCATCTCCAGGGATGTAAAGCCAATATCCTCATTCTTACAGCCAACAAAGGAAGAAGACAGAAAAGGTGGTGGCTTAATAGGAATCATCAGGACTAGGACCATATTTGAAAGAGAGTATTAGAAATGATTTAGAGACATTCCTAGGCATCCTAACCCAGGttaaaagaagaaacagcatCTTCACATACACTTGGGCAGCACAAGATGCATTGCAACTGAAATACACATTGTAAGGATTAATTCCCAACATGCTTCTAAATTATAATGATACTTActtgagaggagagagagaaggacaTCGCACTCAGCTTTGCAAACTGACCTGTAGGTAACAAAGGACAGAAAACAAGAAGATGACAAATTAAGCCAGTGAGCAGCCAGTGGATTATTCTGAAGAAAGCCATGCATGAGCCTAGAAATAAAGGGAGCAATTACGGACCCAGCAAATAAACCCAGTGAAAAGTGCCTTACACAACACATCTAGAAAAGGACTGTAGCAAGAACACAACCAGTAGCAGATGTGGGAGGATAAGCACTGTTAGCATTTACACTTGTGTATTAGGTGTGGGTTTTTCTGGTACAGATATTTGTTATTTACAACacgctgccaaaaaaaaaaagaaagagagagagaaagaagcctCCTTTGAGGTTCCCTGTCCCAGATTTCCTTGGGTATCTTGGGTTTTTGCTCATAGTTTAATACTAATTTAGAATTTAGTTTCAAAATCTTGCTTGGAGACAAGGTGACACAAAATGACGAGAGTGGGTTTTGCCCAACCGTCTTCCATGCTGCGCTGTATCTACATGATTTTCTAGATGTGTTGCTTTGACACAAAGTGAGACATTTATTAACATAAAAATGGTTACCGTACTGTGACTGAGGTCACCATTCTCTAACTTCAGTAGGAGTTCCTTCTCACAGATTTTTTCAGCTGACAATTGCATTATGATATCTGCAGCCACTCGCTTTTTTTTTGGCTATCCAGATGGATGCAGTGTACGTGTGAGTACAAATAGTAAAACAGCCTGTAATAAATCCCAGTGGTTGGATAACAGCTGATCCGGCCACTGTTCAGATGGATATCCTAAACAGAAATTTCCCCATTACCCTCTGTTGTCGCACGTAGAAAGCTGTATCTTTATCTTTTGAGACCAGTCAGTGATACTAGGAGAAGAAGGAATAGAATAGCAAACCACCAAAAATTAACTCCAAAGTGCAGAGAACCAGCCATAGCCAAAGCACATGTCTCAGGATCAATATGTGACACTATCCAACCAACTCCTCATTATCCTAGTGGTGTCTTCTAACTTAAACCTATTCTTGGTTGCTTTAAACCCATTCCATAACAGAAAGGGCATCGGCCATACTGGGAAGGACTCATCACACGTTGCATGCCTTGGGTCCGTGGTTATCAACTAAAAACAGTTTCCACTTACAAGTCACTACTGTGAAATCATTGCCTGATAGGAGCTGACAACCTCACAGCCAGTAAAGTACATAAGGAAATTTATTTTGgaagaatgctaatgctgatgaACAAAATTTGTCTAGAACGAGGACTTCCTGTTTCCTCGGTGAatacatttttgaaagaaaaaagcctttctctctttctggtgtggttttttttcccagtggaaaCCAATCACGTAAAACAACGGGGAACAAAGTTCACCTGGGTGTCGCCTTGGCTGACCTAAATTCAAAGGAGTTTTATTGTGACATCAACAGGGAgatttcctccccttcctctgggaatgctgtcagtagcagagctctATTTTGACTGAAGAAAGAGTAACACCCAGTTCTACTGAGGGACTTGCGTACCTTCTCCTGCATGATGAATGCCCTCAGTttgcagtgcacacacacactcagctTTGTGCGTGTAAAATATCCTGTTGTAACTTGTGAAACTCATGGAACACTGTTGCCATACATTGCACTTCCACAGTGTAAACAAAGTACAGTCAAATTTGTCTATCATTCCTTCTGGACAAAATGGAATTCTTACCAGCAATAATAACAAATACTATTTGATGCTTGACAGCTGTCACTATTGAGGCACTTCTTCTTTATAGCTGACAATTACTCTCCATTACCTCAGCAGTAGCTGCTCATCCTGTTCAGCAGTTCAAAGGCTGTCATTTTTGCCGTCTCCTACCTTGGATGAAAAATTGTGACCAATAAACCCGTGTCACCCACTCTTGCCTTAGCAGACAGCCCACAACAATTCTGTTCCTGCATCATGTCCTTAAAGACCTTTGCAATGAAATGACTTTTGGTGGGCTACAGGGGCATGAAGCAGACCTAGGTAAACGACAAAAAAAGATACACCAACCTCAAAACCACCTGCGATTTTTATATGAGTCAATGAACTTTCACAAGACTGATTTATCTTCGCAGCTTTACAGAAAAGAAGACCAAAAGAGCAGCCATTCTTCATTAGATCACCAGCCTGTCAGTCCCAGATCCTTGTCTCCAAAGCGACCGGCAGTGAACACCACAGGAAAACTACCAGAAAAAAGGGCCAGATTTTGTTAGCTCCCAGCAACCAGCAGTTTAAAGAATTCCTGCCCAGAATGTGCTTTTAAACCTCATTTCCATACACCTGACCTCTCAGTACATGTTTAGTCCTTCTTTTTTAGCCCATTTACACTTTTGGTCTCTGTTATATTCTGCAGCGATGAGTTCCAAATTTTATTTGATCACCATATGAGATGATAGTTATTTTTGCTTGCCTCAGCTCTGCTCCCAAATAACTGAGCTGGCTGTGCCCTCCTACTGACATTACTGCCAACATCGTGAGAAGTAATTAATTTCATAGGAGGATGACCCAAGCCAGAATAACTTAAAATACTGGTGATAGTCCATTACACCAGAAAGAAGTGGAGACTGTTACACAGGCAGGACAGGGTATCTACAGAATTCCAGCTCCCCCTGGCAAATTTGCTTTACTCAGACTCTTAAACAAATGCCCTTTGAAAACTTCTTCTGGGGGTGTTTAATGACAAGTCTCCTATACCAGGTGCTTGTTGAGTACTTAGTCTTCTGGGACACAATTCATTCCAGACCTTTTCCTCCCCTTCCAGATTCTGACAATGACAACAACACACAGACTGCACTTGAGCTTCAGTTCACACTGGAAAAAACATTCGGAATGTTTTTcgctactggagaaaaaaaaaatctaaatattacAGGAACTCAGCTTGACAGCACCAACCAGCCTCTGTGGTATGGGGAATGAGGTCTGAGTGACTTGTCAGGCGCTGGCAGAGGACAAGAAGCTCAGGGCCAATTCTGTTGCACCTCCTGCCCTGGTAAGCTCATGGGCCGGTGTTGTGTGCCTCAGGCAGTGTGGTCTTCCTGGATACACACAAAGGCATGAGTGTCTGTGGAAGAGAACAACAGCAGGTTTTGGAATGTGGCTGCTCCAGTAACTGAGAAGAGATCACACCCCAGAGCTCAGGAGAAGTCAAGAAGGGCACTGGGCAGTTATGGTGCATTATTGTTTCTCACTCACGGAGATTTGTGGGCAGCTGGTGTCCTTATCCCACCTGGTACGCCtcatcctgcagctcctgcttcagGGACTCCTCCATTTTCAGTTCGTTCTCCAGCTGTCGGACAGAGTCGTTTCCGTAATTTTCATCATCTGCTCTGACATAGGGGTCTCCATCTTCTGCAACCCTAAAGACAATTATTAATAAACAGCCTCCTGAGATGAATGACATTCAGAGTCAATAACACTTCTCTTCTTTGTAAGCTACGAGGAGAGTGGGCTACTTTTAGTCACACCACATGCTCCATCGGTCGGTGTTTACTGGCGGTGGAAAACACTTGTGCTGTTTGCCCTCTCCGCTGGTCTGGTACTGATGATGTAGACCAAAGAGCAGACTCTGCTGAAGGCGTTTCGGGAGTACAGTCCTACAGAAATGAGTCAGAAAGTTCTCAACAACTTGATACAAAGAGGCTGAACTAAACATAACTGTAAATATGCCTACTGTCTTTGATAGGAAGATCCAGGttctaaaaataaacaagtttgTTGATCAACTGAGTTGATCAATAAAAAGCATtgtcttttccatttaaaaatctctATTTTTCCAGTGGACTTGAACAGGCTCCTCTGTCTGGATAAGCATGGAACAGGACTGCAGGGCACATGAGGGCGCACAGctgtcccacagcctcctgctgCCCGAGTGTGCCAGGCTGGATGTGACACCTTGTTCCGGAGGGCAACGCCAGTCCTGGCCGTTATTGCTCACAGCGCTCGCTGCCATCTAACCATGATGCTGTCCTCGCTTGGATTTACGCATCTTCTTTGGTAATCAAATATAGttgagaggaagagaaaatactacATGCTGCATATTGTTTTCAACAAAAATAATGAGGTTGGGGTGGCGAATTGAGCAGGTACCCACGTGTCACTGCGGAGGGAGCCGGTGGCAGCAGCGCTGTGGACGTACCCTGGCTTCCGGGCATGGATCTGTGCCAGGAAAGCCTTCTCGGACCTGGGGGATGGGACGAGGTCATCAAAGTGACTCCGACCAAATTCCGAATCCACATTGCTTTCTGTCTCGCTGCCCACTTCTGTGAAGCAAAAGGAAACACATGGTTCCATTTAACTTTCACGAGAGTAAGTATACTTGCCTATTTGCCACCTCCTCATAGCGAATAACTGTATATTATTCTACATATATCTGCAGAGCTCACAGTTTTCTTCTTGTGCTAAGCCAGAATAGTGAAGCTTTAGCTTGTCTGGGCTACTAGGTCGGATGTTTTTATGAGAAGACTACAGACTGCACATTGCAACGGGTCCTATATGTTCCATACTGAACGAACTTTCTAAAGAGTGAAATCTCACTACATGTAGAAGCACAAGCTTCTCAAAGCTTTTCAGCGTACCCAGCTGCACCTCTACATCCACGGCTTTCACAACTGCTGGATTCCTGAAGCTGttatttaggctttttttttttcttctaaaagcatAAAAAGCTTTGAAGATACATTACACTATTTTTTTGTTGGCTCATATTTTCCTACCTCctattttttcaaatacgtgggaAATGTCCATGTGGAGAGTACCCACCCCCATTAGCCATACTCACCAGAATTTAGTTCTCTTACCGAAGAAGACATGGTGTTGGTGCCTGAATCTGCTGCCACCAGCAAATCATTTCTCAAGTTTCGTCTTGCACCTGAAACAGAGACAGACAAAACACGGTGTTAATATTCTTCACCAGACACATTTTCCTGTTGAAAACAGTTCTAACCCTGCTGAAAGCTGCCATTGTGATACTTCGGGGTATCAAAGTCCTCACGAGGGACACGTGCAGAGGAGTCCTCAGCAGAATGGCCTCATTTACTTTTGCTGCATGCAGGAGCAGACGCCTCCTCTCATGCTTCATTCAACCACAGTGCCAGATATGTGGAGATTATTCATTGCCATCCAGCTTGCATTTGTGTGGTGACACCAGCAGACCAGGCCTGGAAGATGAAATCCAGCGTGAACTCGTTTAATGTGCctgtgggggaggaggggagaaatgaagtgttttccaattttgttgaaattgggtccatctttttgaaagacTCTGTATTTTATTCATCCAGATCCACCTCAGCCCCAGTTTGCGGGAATGGAGTGCTCTTAGGATTGCATTCCCGCTTGGTGGTTATCAGGAGGAACGTGGTTTTCACAGGCCAGTGCTAATGGCCTGAAACCTGCTAAGATAACCAGGAGCGACTTCCTGGTAATCTCAGCAAAGAAATGGAGCACTGAACTGCTCCCAGAGCTCGGCAGTCCCACTGGTGAGAACAGGGCAGTTACCGCAGCCATCACGGACACGCCTGTGGCTTCAGCTTTTATGCTGTATTTGGTTGCAGCTGCCAATGTTCTCACGCCTCTTAGGAAAACTTCCATGCATTTTGTTTCATGCACCGTCCCTAGTCAACCCACTATGAGTTTTAAGTTAACCCTTTCTAGACAAGAAAAGACTTCCCACTGTCAACGGTCATGCACGCTTAAAATAAAACGCTGGAAATGAACGCTGGCTTTAGAAGAGCTTTAGCCCGCTGCTGCCTCTGCCGAGCTCAGCTGGGATGGCAATACAGGAAAGTCTCAGCCTCATCAAACCACACGGATGTGAAGAACTCGTTATCCTTTCCCAGGCAAGGGCAGGAGAGAAATAGAAAGTCCATAAGCATCAGATGAATTGCCAGGCTGCTCATGCCAACTGAATTCATCCAGAAACTAATTTAACCCTGTTTCTCTCAACAGACCATGAAATGGCACAGCGTAATGGGCATCATTTCATGGAAATTGTGGGAGTAATTCCTGAGCGCTACCACCTGGTATTCAGTGAGGTTACTgctctcagaagaaaaaaatcctatctCATAATGACCCGAAAATGTGCTTTCACTTACACTGCCCAGTTAACACTTTATACGTAGGGAAACTCTTTATCACATTGGAAACTTCTCTTTTGTGAATGGAAGATCTTTTAATACCGTTATGCAGAACAATAAAGATGGTCCTTATACAGAGGCAATGTTtggtcactttttttttggtacaacagATTGATTAAATTGAAATCAGCCGGAATGTTCGTTTTATGAAGGTGAGCATTACCCACAAACTCTGCACGCTCTACCATAGACGGAACACACCAGACTTGTGGTGGCACTTCTGCCGATGAAAGCAAGATGAGGTGTATtttgttaaaatgaaatatttttattggacTCATAAATCAGACTGCTGTGTGAAAAGTGTGGGTGTTTTTAGCCCAATGTCTTTCAAGGATCCATTTCAATCCTAAAAAGCTCTAAACCAATTAAATCTTCTAAAATTTATCACTAGTAACATAAACACTTGCCCTTTAATTCTAGGTTGCAGAAGGCATTTAGCAACTACATGGTTTTCCTGAAGACTCACGGGACAGTCAGTATGAGTGCCAACTTCAGAAGATGTGCACATGCCCTGACTTTTTCTGGATAAAGTGGGCTTTCAAACTCATTGTCCTGCTCTGACTAGAACTCAGTTGTATTTTTCTTAAGGTTCCAAAATTCTcattacattttcaaaatgttacctATGGTAGAAATATTACTTAATTCATCTTCTAGGTTGATTTCACTACATTTGGGTGGTGGTTTCCATATCTTACGTGCTCTTATTTAGAGGAGTATGAAAAAAGATCACGACTCCCTGTAGACAGCACTCACTTTCTAGAGGGCTAAGATGTTTAGTTTAGAAAATTGCTCCAAGATACTTCAAAACAATGTGTGAAAGAATTGCAAAATATTCTTTTGGTCAAAAGAAAACACGTACATTTCAAGCAAgggaattaaaataaatcacacgAACACAATCACATTCAGGAGTTAGTGAGGCCTCCAACAGGAGGTAACTTACTACCTGTTTCAGTTCTTCTTCCTAAAGAAAAAGAGGATCAGCACAAGAGATTAGCCAGGAGGTAagtgaagaacagaaaacaaagccagaTTTGGACTATGAGGCTAAAGCTATAGTTGAGATACTTGAAGCTGTGTGAATAGGCTGTGGTTCCTCCCCCGCACCCTTTGAAACACCAGGACAGCACAAAGAGTGCAGAAAGCTACCGTCATCTCCTACCCTAAATTCTCTTTGTCCAGACAGTGCAACGCGAGCAGGCTGCCCTGACTGCTCCTTGTAGCAGTGCAGCACTCCATAGGCAGAGTGACAAGTGTCCTgtctgctcccagccccacaaaaCCTGCTGGCTGCTCCCTGGGCTCCGCTCCTCAGGTGCCACCAACGCCTGCACTGTGGCTGCAGAAGTCTGTGCCTGAGAAGCTGCAAATGACATAAGGGGTCAAACTCATCCTTTGATGCAAATACATGTTGCTAAATGGATTTCAGCaaaattctttctgcttttatcaGAGCCAGACTTGGCTCAAGTTGTGCTGAATTTCCATGCACTCATTTTATCTGGCAtggccaacaaaaaaccaaactcttATGCTATTCAGAACACTTTCTCCCAATGTGAATTCCTGGCATCACCTGTCCTGAGGCACGTCAGGTTGGAATAGGGCTGGATTctgcaaataaaacacattttccatCTTACCATAGTTTGTCTCTAAAATGCACATGCTTCTTGATACCTtcatttttggctgagatccttTGTTGAGGCATATTTCATCTGTTTAtctgttatttctgtatttttgaaaaTGACCAAGTGTTCTTGAGAAAGCGTTTCTAAGACCACAGAGTTAGGTGTGGTTGTCAAATGGCACCTATGACAGAGCCAGCAACTGAACAGGCAAAGTTAAAGGAACCAGTCAAAGCAATTTTGTATACTGCCAGCTACAGCAGATAACAGTATACAGGGCGGAGTTCTTTTTCTCACAGTTATTAGTTATCTGGTTCTACATGTCATCttgtttcttttcacagaatcacagaatctcttgttctgttgttttgtgtttgatgTCCTcaacagagaaaactccaaaatcAGCTGAAACTGGActacaaaaatgttttctgtttggaCGTTGCTGAATGGCCAATGCAGAGATTGCTAGCCTGAAATCCAGAGATGTGGCCAAATCCTTCTGCAAGAGCAAAGCAGGACTGCACTGCATTATGCTGCAATATTACTGAAAGGATTGTATTAATTCTCTGGTCAtatctccctcctctcctctctcgctTCACTCTGCCTGTTCTCCTCTGCAGTATCAGGTGGAGCTCCTTACCTTCAGCAGTTTCATGAGGCCTTCTAACTGAACCATGAGCTCCCTCGGGCTTTCCTGGAGAGCAGACATTCTCTGTTCCAGCTCCTCCTTCCGCGGCCTGAGAAACGAGCAGATCTGATCAGAGCTTACCCCTCACAGCATGATCAGCTTTTAGCTGCATCATTTCGCCAGCCCGACCATGAGGTATACGCCTCTAGACCGCAGGAAAGCAAACACACAGTAGGAGTTCAGTATAGTGCTTAGAAACGGGTATAGGAAAGCCAGGGAGCTCCCTGTGAGAATATTCACGGGGCTGAATATAGTGATTGGGAAAAAGAGAGACCCTGACACAGCCCCTCCTCCAAAGAGCAAATGAGGTTTAAACAAATTTGTGTTCTATTCCCTTGTGGGAATGCCTGGCAGTTTTTTTCTTTGGATCTCTCTCATCAATAACCTCCCCAGctgtcagaagaaattaaagccaTGGCCTAAAGGACAGGAAATTACAGCAGAGGCACT is a genomic window of Patagioenas fasciata isolate bPatFas1 chromosome 25, bPatFas1.hap1, whole genome shotgun sequence containing:
- the LOC136112628 gene encoding uncharacterized protein isoform X13, with protein sequence MSPAYGFGGFLKAAEGGAGTENVCSPGKPEGAHGSVRRPHETAEGRRTETGARRNLRNDLLVAADSGTNTMSSSKWAARQKAMWIRNLVGVTLMTSSHPPGPRRLSWHRSMPGSQGTSTALLPPAPSAVTRQFAKLSAMSFSLSSQVHWLSQPPDVLRAPWEMCSETLSELDGETAVGGKHKRSVCWFWNASFSPSATLEYKQ
- the LOC136112628 gene encoding uncharacterized protein isoform X15; the encoded protein is MSPAYGFGGFLKAAEGGAGTENVCSPGKPEGAHGSVRRPHETAEGRRTETGARRNLRNDLLVAADSGTNTMSSSKWAARQKAMWIRNLVGVTLMTSSHPPGPRRLSWHRSMPGSQGTSTALLPPAPSAVTRQFAKLSAMSFSLSSQVHWLSQPPDVLRAPWEMCSETLSELDGETAVGGKHKRSAVCQAEGTRNAHL
- the LOC136112628 gene encoding uncharacterized protein isoform X16, yielding MSPAYGFGGFLKAAEGGAGTENVCSPGKPEGAHGSVRRPHETAEGRRTETGARRNLRNDLLVAADSGTNTMSSSKWAARQKAMWIRNLVGVTLMTSSHPPGPRRLSWHRSMPGSQGTSTALLPPAPSAVTRQFAKLSAMSFSLSSQVHWLSQPPDVLRAPWEMCSETLSELDGETAVGGKHKRSGQK
- the LOC136112628 gene encoding uncharacterized protein isoform X10; the encoded protein is MSPAYGFGGFLKAAEGGAGTENVCSPGKPEGAHGSVRRPHETAEGRRTETGARRNLRNDLLVAADSGTNTMSSSKWAARQKAMWIRNLVGVTLMTSSHPPGPRRLSWHRSMPGSQGTSTALLPPAPSAVTRQFAKLSAMSFSLSSQVHWLSQPPDVLRAPWEMCSETLSELDGETAVGGKHKRSGCLRGYGSVNKPPSAPTAHHWDGAFCFVFSLYNVIQV
- the LOC136112628 gene encoding uncharacterized protein isoform X17, which produces MSPAYGFGGFLKAAEGGAGTENVCSPGKPEGAHGSVRRPHETAEGRRTETGARRNLRNDLLVAADSGTNTMSSSKWAARQKAMWIRNLVGVTLMTSSHPPGPRRLSWHRSMPGSQGTSTALLPPAPSAVTRQFAKLSAMSFSLSSQVHWLSQPPDVLRAPWEMCSETLSELDGETAVGGKHKRSAS